The Streptomyces europaeiscabiei genome window below encodes:
- a CDS encoding carbohydrate ABC transporter permease, whose amino-acid sequence MTSSKEALAHSATSAETAPGDEPGAVRGAQGRGTPPPGTDSWRSRLYRWDMKASPYVFISPFFLIFGAFSLVPLVYTGWYSLHNVQLSDLDNQTWVGLDNYQNLLSSDFFWNSLWVTFAIGVIATVPQLMVAIGIAHLLNYRLRGSTVWRVIMLTPYATSVAAATLVFVLLFSWDGGMINWLLDFIGIDPVNWRESNWGSKFAVSTIVIWRWTGYNALIYLAAMQAIPADLYESASIDGANRWQQFIHVTIPQLRPTILFTAVVSTIGATQLFGEPLLFGGADGSKGGSEHQYQTLGLYMYDQGFMIGNLGKASAIAWSMFLILLIVAAINLLLTRRLRKSP is encoded by the coding sequence GTGACCAGCTCCAAAGAGGCACTCGCGCATTCCGCGACGAGCGCCGAGACCGCGCCCGGCGATGAGCCGGGCGCGGTCCGGGGCGCTCAGGGTCGCGGTACGCCGCCGCCGGGCACCGACTCGTGGCGCAGCCGGCTGTACCGCTGGGACATGAAGGCGTCCCCGTACGTGTTCATCTCCCCCTTCTTCCTGATCTTCGGGGCGTTCTCGCTCGTCCCGCTCGTGTACACGGGCTGGTACTCGCTGCACAACGTGCAGCTCTCCGACCTGGACAACCAGACCTGGGTGGGACTGGACAACTACCAGAACCTGCTGTCCTCGGACTTCTTCTGGAACTCCCTGTGGGTCACCTTCGCCATCGGCGTGATCGCGACCGTGCCGCAGCTGATGGTGGCGATCGGTATCGCGCACCTGCTCAACTACCGGCTGCGTGGCTCGACCGTGTGGCGGGTCATCATGCTCACCCCGTACGCCACCTCGGTGGCGGCAGCCACACTGGTGTTCGTGCTGCTGTTCTCCTGGGACGGCGGCATGATCAACTGGCTGCTCGACTTCATCGGGATCGACCCCGTCAACTGGCGTGAGTCCAACTGGGGTTCGAAGTTCGCCGTCTCCACGATCGTGATCTGGCGGTGGACCGGCTACAACGCGCTGATCTACCTGGCGGCGATGCAGGCGATCCCCGCCGACCTGTACGAGTCCGCGTCCATCGACGGCGCGAACCGCTGGCAGCAGTTCATCCATGTGACGATCCCGCAGCTGCGGCCCACGATCCTGTTCACCGCGGTGGTCTCCACGATCGGCGCGACCCAGCTCTTCGGTGAGCCCCTGCTGTTCGGCGGGGCGGACGGTTCCAAGGGCGGCTCCGAGCACCAGTACCAGACGCTCGGCCTGTACATGTACGACCAGGGCTTCATGATCGGCAACCTCGGCAAGGCGTCCGCGATCGCCTGGTCGATGTTCCTGATCCTGCTGATCGTGGCCGCGATCAACCTGCTGCTCACCCGACGGCTGAGGAAGTCCCCATGA
- a CDS encoding carbohydrate ABC transporter permease produces the protein MTTSELTLPRTPEKVPEKKGSRRRVMGAGKQLHAGPLTYVVLTLFAVGSLAPLVWTAIAASRTNQRLAEAPPPLWFGGNLFRNLETAWEQAGLGTAMLNTTFVAGTITVGTVLFSTLAGFAFAKLRFRFSSTLLLLTIGTMMIPPQLAVVPLYLWMSDLNWSNQLQTVILPTLVSAFGTFFMRQYLVQALPTELIEAARVDGASSLRIVWHVVFPAARPAMAVLGLLTFVMAWNDFLWPILALNQQNPTVQVALNALGTGYIPDQSVIMAGALLGTLPLLIAFLLFGKQIVGGIMQGAVKG, from the coding sequence ATGACCACGAGCGAACTGACTCTTCCCCGGACTCCGGAGAAGGTTCCGGAGAAGAAGGGCTCCCGCCGACGGGTGATGGGCGCGGGCAAGCAGCTGCACGCGGGCCCGCTCACCTATGTCGTACTGACCCTCTTCGCCGTGGGCTCACTGGCCCCCCTGGTGTGGACGGCGATCGCGGCCTCACGCACCAACCAGCGGCTCGCCGAGGCGCCACCGCCGCTGTGGTTCGGCGGGAACCTGTTCAGGAACCTGGAGACCGCCTGGGAGCAGGCCGGGCTCGGCACCGCCATGCTCAACACGACGTTCGTGGCCGGGACGATCACCGTCGGTACGGTGCTGTTCTCCACGCTCGCCGGGTTCGCCTTCGCCAAGCTGCGGTTCCGGTTCTCCAGCACGCTGCTGCTGCTGACCATCGGCACGATGATGATTCCGCCGCAGCTGGCCGTCGTCCCGCTGTATCTGTGGATGAGCGATCTGAACTGGTCCAACCAGCTGCAGACGGTCATCCTGCCCACGCTGGTCAGCGCCTTCGGCACGTTCTTCATGCGGCAGTACCTGGTCCAGGCGCTGCCCACCGAGCTGATCGAGGCGGCGCGGGTCGACGGCGCGAGCAGTCTGCGGATCGTGTGGCACGTCGTCTTCCCGGCAGCGCGGCCGGCGATGGCGGTGCTCGGGCTGCTGACCTTCGTCATGGCCTGGAACGACTTCCTGTGGCCGATCCTGGCCCTGAACCAGCAGAACCCGACCGTCCAGGTGGCCCTCAACGCCCTTGGCACCGGCTACATCCCCGACCAGTCGGTGATCATGGCGGGCGCGCTGCTCGGCACGTTGCCGCTGCTGATCGCCTTCCTTCTGTTCGGCAAGCAGATCGTGGGCGGCATCATGCAGGGCGCGGTCAAGGGATGA